A single Desulfovibrio gilichinskyi DNA region contains:
- a CDS encoding HD domain-containing protein, producing the protein MKTFKKIFTDFSTTYIENADKNELQAYTLKYEHSLRVLENCQGICQSLNLDKNLTLTANIAALFHDTGRFPQYLKYKTFNDANSCNHALLGVKHILRKQLLANLPKSQLRIILGSIALHNRNELPARLPEQLRITTEIIRDSDKIDIMGILLAHMKNVKPSSSVPLMDLKEIPGQLTESVLSSLEKGKQVSYGEMRCLNDFRLLLLSWAYGLNFEWSKKQMVERGIVETLFSQLPKTTRVEKLFFPIMCRLKN; encoded by the coding sequence ATGAAAACTTTCAAAAAAATATTCACTGATTTCAGTACTACTTATATTGAAAATGCTGATAAAAATGAACTGCAGGCCTACACCTTAAAATATGAACATTCTTTGCGGGTACTCGAAAATTGCCAAGGAATTTGTCAATCTTTAAATTTGGACAAAAATTTAACTTTAACCGCTAATATTGCAGCTCTTTTTCATGATACAGGAAGATTTCCACAATATCTGAAATACAAAACTTTTAATGATGCGAATTCCTGCAATCATGCGCTATTGGGTGTGAAACATATCCTGCGCAAACAATTACTAGCCAATTTGCCTAAATCTCAACTTCGTATCATACTGGGATCTATTGCTCTGCATAACCGAAATGAACTTCCCGCACGCTTACCGGAACAACTTAGAATAACAACAGAAATAATTCGTGACTCTGACAAAATAGATATTATGGGAATCCTTCTTGCCCATATGAAAAATGTAAAACCTTCAAGCTCTGTTCCTCTTATGGATTTAAAAGAAATTCCGGGGCAGCTGACTGAATCTGTTTTATCCTCTCTTGAAAAAGGTAAGCAAGTCTCATACGGCGAAATGAGATGTTTAAACGATTTCAGACTATTACTTTTGAGCTGGGCATATGGACTTAATTTTGAATGGTCAAAAAAACAAATGGTAGAACGGGGAATTGTTGAAACACTTTTTTCTCAGCTTCCTAAAACTACAAGGGTGGAAAAACTCTTTTTTCCAATAATGTGCCGGTTAAAAAATTAG
- a CDS encoding response regulator translates to MLKILVVEDELASRKFITHMMEAYGHCDIAVDGIKGVIMFEESMLNGEKYDLICMDIMMPEMDGQEALKKMREIEKKHSILPKDEAKVIMTTALSDPKTVLEAYYKGGATYYLVKPISTDKIKNIMADILDSK, encoded by the coding sequence ATGTTAAAAATATTGGTAGTAGAAGATGAACTTGCAAGTAGGAAATTCATCACACATATGATGGAAGCCTATGGACATTGCGATATTGCCGTTGATGGAATTAAGGGCGTGATAATGTTTGAAGAGTCCATGCTTAACGGCGAAAAATATGATTTGATTTGCATGGATATTATGATGCCGGAAATGGACGGGCAGGAAGCTCTGAAAAAAATGCGTGAGATAGAAAAGAAGCATTCAATCCTTCCCAAAGATGAGGCTAAGGTCATAATGACAACCGCTTTATCTGATCCGAAGACAGTGCTGGAGGCTTATTATAAGGGAGGGGCTACTTACTACCTTGTGAAACCTATTTCAACTGACAAGATTAAAAATATTATGGCTGATATTCTTGACTCAAAGTGA
- a CDS encoding Tim44 domain-containing protein encodes MKLLGYMVLPLITICLLVAMTGDANAKRFGGGSSFGSKPSFSRSFSKPTTSSFSNSKQSSAAGAPSQQGGFARPGMGLMGGLLAGTFLGSMLGGGMGGGGGIFNILIIGALIYFGFKFLKSRSGGSSSVFGQTSSNQQQTPPNQPYNVDPFARREQNSKSAWDHLSSKPASAPRVEPVSHDQVSPEIGVPAGFDTEDFLEGAKAMYTRLQKSWDARDLADIEYFATKGVVDEIKRQAAEDPAPSKTDIMLINARLLEVKDEGSSTSATVYYDVLLREDANQSQPAQVREVWTFTKENTNSAMWKLDGLQQLED; translated from the coding sequence ATGAAACTACTCGGATACATGGTTCTGCCGCTAATAACAATTTGTCTACTTGTTGCTATGACCGGTGATGCAAATGCAAAGAGATTCGGTGGTGGTAGCTCTTTCGGCAGTAAACCATCTTTTTCTCGTTCCTTTAGTAAACCGACTACCTCTTCGTTTTCAAATTCAAAGCAAAGTTCCGCTGCCGGTGCTCCGAGCCAGCAGGGCGGCTTTGCTCGTCCTGGAATGGGCCTTATGGGCGGATTGCTTGCAGGAACCTTTCTCGGATCTATGTTAGGTGGCGGAATGGGCGGAGGCGGCGGTATTTTTAATATTTTAATTATCGGCGCGTTGATTTATTTTGGATTCAAATTTTTGAAGTCGCGTAGTGGAGGTTCAAGCTCTGTCTTCGGCCAGACCAGCTCCAATCAGCAACAGACTCCTCCAAATCAACCATACAACGTTGATCCGTTTGCGCGTAGAGAGCAGAACTCGAAAAGTGCATGGGATCATCTCTCCTCAAAACCTGCTTCTGCGCCGCGTGTAGAGCCTGTAAGCCATGACCAAGTCAGCCCGGAAATTGGAGTGCCTGCCGGTTTTGATACTGAAGATTTTCTTGAAGGTGCAAAAGCTATGTACACCAGACTTCAAAAATCTTGGGATGCCCGTGATCTTGCTGATATTGAATACTTTGCCACTAAAGGCGTTGTTGATGAAATAAAACGGCAGGCGGCTGAAGATCCTGCCCCTTCAAAAACTGATATTATGTTGATTAATGCCAGGCTGCTTGAAGTGAAAGACGAAGGTTCAAGTACTTCGGCAACAGTATATTATGACGTGCTTCTCAGGGAAGATGCGAATCAGTCACAACCTGCTCAGGTGCGTGAAGTTTGGACTTTTACTAAAGAAAACACAAACTCTGCAATGTGGAAGCTTGATGGATTGCAGCAGCTTGAAGATTAA
- a CDS encoding Hpt domain-containing protein, with product MANKIKETINSELERLVGRFMRNTDLEIATLVAAFKKSDFLAINRIGHNIKGTALNYGFKHLAEIGRSIEKAGADEDVENIERLLLCLKDYVVCVEIEFEED from the coding sequence ATGGCGAATAAAATTAAGGAGACTATTAATAGTGAACTGGAAAGGCTTGTAGGCCGGTTTATGAGAAATACTGATTTGGAGATTGCTACGCTTGTTGCAGCTTTTAAGAAGTCAGATTTTTTAGCCATTAATAGGATTGGTCATAACATTAAAGGTACTGCGCTTAATTACGGATTCAAACATCTTGCTGAGATTGGCAGAAGTATTGAAAAAGCTGGAGCAGATGAAGACGTAGAAAATATTGAGCGGTTGCTTTTATGCCTTAAAGACTACGTTGTATGCGTTGAGATTGAATTTGAAGAAGATTAA
- a CDS encoding HD-GYP domain-containing protein: MLEKIQTENIQKGMYIVCSANNYPPLPSKIANTYVTTKDVILTLLRCDIKEVLIDSYKSSIRESIQQTPYSDEILFARETYAQIIKLVQNIFKTVEERRDIDIDEYKKKVTPLLDSIERNSNAAASLTILLQSDQYIFAHSLNTAILSAVLGRFLGHSTESLKDLIVSALLMNIGEIWIPDNILKKHGKLIQKEFSIIKQHPALACEYLNTQDNIPQNIIETIYSHHEREDCSGYPEGSAGNKIPKFARIISICDSYDAMTSSRPYREAMTPNMAIKHLYSMKDSSFHTPYLESFIKCIGIYPTGCFVKLSDGRYGVVMKNTPSAPLLPEIKIVFDSRLRAILPEYINLLQEDAGNTDSSLEIIECIHPKTFKLELDRFLW, translated from the coding sequence ATGTTAGAAAAGATTCAAACTGAAAATATTCAAAAAGGGATGTATATTGTTTGCTCTGCAAACAACTACCCGCCCCTTCCATCCAAAATTGCCAACACCTATGTAACTACTAAAGATGTAATTCTAACACTTCTACGTTGTGACATTAAAGAAGTGCTTATTGACTCTTACAAAAGCTCTATCCGTGAATCTATTCAACAAACTCCCTATTCCGACGAAATACTCTTCGCACGCGAAACGTATGCACAGATTATAAAACTAGTTCAAAATATATTCAAAACAGTTGAAGAAAGAAGAGATATTGATATAGACGAGTACAAAAAAAAGGTTACTCCTTTGCTTGACTCAATTGAACGTAACAGCAACGCCGCAGCAAGTTTAACAATTCTACTTCAAAGTGACCAATATATATTTGCACACAGCCTGAACACAGCAATCTTAAGTGCTGTCCTTGGTAGATTTCTAGGACACTCGACGGAATCACTGAAAGACCTGATTGTTTCCGCCTTACTGATGAATATCGGTGAAATATGGATTCCAGATAACATTTTAAAAAAACATGGGAAGCTTATACAGAAAGAGTTTTCAATTATTAAACAACATCCGGCACTCGCCTGCGAATACTTAAATACACAAGATAATATTCCTCAGAATATAATAGAGACAATCTACTCTCATCATGAGCGTGAAGATTGCTCAGGATATCCTGAAGGATCAGCCGGAAATAAAATACCAAAATTTGCACGGATTATTTCTATCTGCGATTCATATGATGCGATGACTTCAAGCCGTCCGTACAGAGAAGCTATGACTCCAAACATGGCAATAAAACACCTATACTCCATGAAAGACTCATCTTTCCATACGCCCTACCTAGAAAGTTTTATCAAATGTATTGGGATTTATCCTACGGGGTGCTTTGTCAAATTATCTGACGGACGTTACGGAGTTGTTATGAAAAACACTCCATCAGCCCCTCTTTTACCAGAAATTAAAATAGTATTCGACAGTAGACTTAGAGCAATTCTCCCTGAATATATTAATCTGCTACAGGAGGACGCCGGGAATACAGACTCAAGCTTGGAAATAATTGAATGCATTCATCCTAAAACATTCAAATTGGAATTGGATCGTTTTTTGTGGTAA
- a CDS encoding MerR family transcriptional regulator: MFKLEINNKCAGVMSSQNLSLREVSRRLGIPPSTIVYYKDKYSKFIPSTGNGSRRQKYSVNVLEIFRRIREMYGMNWSTEQIENELSIKFGMLINHIKNEQQVISDAGLNAGSDMQTVIQGLASVIEKVSDLLSSQVLFQSEIRDLRDEVASLRSEKHKLEAQVNERVLDLAMEIGQLKRDRVELFRLLRKGGVSSGPDESSFPSTAYLERPLVIRNSEGEYLGVAGKGRKHFSLEDFVKLLENSVNSHRSVDLKWEKKDSSWVLVITAHEDVSGDEKSIVLVTEENVTPNNNTVVRIVTMNINDKNVPDALLFSLFKQIRDSFVR, from the coding sequence ATGTTCAAATTAGAAATAAACAACAAGTGTGCAGGTGTCATGTCTAGTCAAAATTTAAGTCTTAGGGAAGTCAGCAGGAGACTTGGAATCCCTCCTTCTACTATTGTATATTATAAAGATAAGTATTCTAAGTTTATACCCTCAACAGGCAATGGTTCTCGTCGGCAAAAGTATTCTGTAAATGTTTTAGAAATTTTTAGGAGGATACGCGAAATGTATGGAATGAATTGGTCAACTGAACAAATTGAAAATGAATTATCTATCAAATTTGGTATGTTAATAAACCATATCAAAAATGAACAACAAGTGATCAGTGATGCAGGACTTAATGCCGGTAGTGATATGCAAACTGTTATTCAGGGGCTTGCTTCCGTTATAGAAAAAGTTTCAGACCTTCTTTCCAGTCAGGTATTGTTTCAGTCAGAGATCCGAGACCTGCGAGACGAAGTTGCCAGTCTACGGAGTGAGAAGCATAAGCTTGAAGCGCAGGTTAATGAACGCGTTCTTGATCTTGCTATGGAAATTGGTCAGCTTAAACGTGACAGAGTCGAACTCTTTAGGCTGTTGCGAAAGGGTGGTGTTTCTTCAGGTCCTGATGAATCTTCATTTCCTTCTACTGCCTATCTTGAGCGTCCGCTGGTTATTAGAAATTCAGAAGGTGAATATTTAGGTGTTGCCGGAAAAGGGCGGAAGCATTTTTCTTTAGAAGATTTTGTCAAGCTTCTCGAGAACAGTGTAAATTCCCATCGCAGTGTAGACTTGAAGTGGGAAAAGAAAGATTCAAGCTGGGTTTTAGTTATTACTGCTCATGAAGATGTATCGGGTGATGAAAAGTCTATTGTTTTGGTAACTGAAGAGAATGTAACTCCAAACAATAATACCGTTGTTCGTATTGTAACTATGAATATCAATGATAAAAACGTTCCTGATGCACTTTTATTCAGTCTTTTTAAGCAGATAAGAGATAGTTTTGTTCGGTAG
- a CDS encoding PqqD family protein, with amino-acid sequence MFGRKKKRIIPEMTRGEALACKPVKNLDIEETRTDHNKVILAYPLRLKPIFSGIAKKYGLWKEGRSPMKRLELDDMGTMVWDMIDGKNSVKKISAAFAEKYTVLPREAEVATASFLKDLGKRGLIAFDIK; translated from the coding sequence TTGTTCGGTAGAAAAAAGAAAAGAATTATTCCAGAGATGACCAGAGGTGAAGCTTTGGCCTGCAAACCTGTCAAAAATCTCGATATTGAAGAGACTAGAACAGACCACAATAAGGTTATTCTTGCATATCCCTTACGGCTGAAACCTATTTTTTCCGGTATCGCGAAAAAGTACGGCTTATGGAAAGAAGGCCGTTCCCCAATGAAAAGGCTTGAGCTGGATGACATGGGTACAATGGTATGGGATATGATCGACGGTAAAAACAGCGTAAAAAAAATATCAGCGGCTTTTGCTGAAAAATATACTGTCCTCCCGCGCGAAGCAGAAGTTGCGACAGCTTCGTTCTTGAAAGACTTAGGAAAGCGTGGGCTTATCGCATTCGATATAAAATGA
- a CDS encoding peptide transporter has product MNNDKELQEYRDLLKAPDHFEEGFDWKTIVGAVFIGFLMMPGSMYLQLVIGQGIGPAARWVTIILFAEIAKRSYTELKQQEIFLLYYMAGAALASPFSGLLWQQYLVQSDAARMLGLTEFIPTWIAPQPGSESLLQRTFFHRDWLIPILLLIGSQIVQRIDHFGLGYALYRITSDVEKLPFPMAPVGALGTMALAESTEEKAASWKWRVFSIGGVIGLAFGSIYVLLPAVSGLIFTEPIRLIPIPWIELTPYTEKILPAVATGIQFDLGLFFIGMVLPFWAVIGGLIGIIITFAANPVLFEHGILHRWHPGMETVETVFANNFDFYMSFSIGLGLAIGIIGICSVVSSFRGEHAKSRSSWSNLFTPPEGRGDINFWFSIAIYLFSTLAYVGMCLFLVPNFPWIFFLLYGFIYTPIISYISARMEGIAGQFVSLPLVREASFIAGAKFFGYQGIEIWYAPIPIHNYGEATVHFREIELTGTSIRGIIKAELVVFPVVMIASLLFSQFIWQLAPIPSSNYPYAQELWHLQALNTLLMQTSTLDGNSLFFQALSGTVIFSGIGLGLVLYGILNILGLPIMLIYGVVRGLGQSTPHAFILEVIGALIGRYFFQKKYGTMWRQYAPVLLAGFSCGMGLTGMFAMGCTLILKSLGKMAY; this is encoded by the coding sequence ATGAATAACGATAAAGAATTACAAGAATACCGGGACCTACTCAAAGCACCTGACCATTTTGAAGAGGGTTTTGACTGGAAAACGATTGTCGGCGCGGTTTTCATCGGCTTTCTGATGATGCCGGGCAGTATGTATTTGCAACTTGTCATCGGTCAGGGAATCGGCCCAGCCGCCAGATGGGTTACAATTATTCTTTTTGCCGAAATAGCCAAACGCTCATACACTGAACTCAAACAGCAGGAAATATTTCTGCTCTACTATATGGCGGGTGCGGCATTAGCCTCACCTTTCTCCGGATTACTGTGGCAACAGTACCTTGTGCAATCCGATGCGGCCAGAATGCTGGGACTGACAGAGTTTATCCCGACATGGATTGCTCCGCAACCCGGTTCTGAATCATTATTGCAAAGAACTTTTTTCCATCGCGACTGGCTTATCCCCATATTGTTATTGATCGGTTCGCAAATAGTTCAACGAATTGACCATTTCGGACTTGGTTACGCCTTGTATCGCATTACATCCGATGTTGAAAAACTGCCTTTCCCTATGGCCCCTGTAGGAGCTTTAGGAACAATGGCTCTTGCAGAATCAACAGAAGAAAAGGCTGCCAGTTGGAAATGGCGCGTATTCTCGATAGGAGGAGTCATAGGGCTGGCTTTCGGTTCAATCTATGTACTCTTGCCTGCAGTATCCGGACTGATTTTTACAGAGCCGATACGATTGATTCCGATTCCATGGATTGAACTAACACCCTACACGGAAAAAATTCTTCCAGCGGTTGCGACCGGTATTCAGTTTGATCTGGGACTGTTTTTCATAGGAATGGTTTTACCATTCTGGGCTGTAATCGGTGGATTAATCGGAATTATCATCACCTTTGCTGCCAACCCTGTTCTTTTCGAGCATGGAATTCTCCATAGATGGCATCCGGGCATGGAAACGGTTGAAACGGTTTTTGCCAATAACTTCGATTTTTATATGAGCTTTTCCATAGGTCTTGGACTGGCCATAGGAATAATAGGAATATGCTCGGTAGTGTCATCCTTCAGAGGTGAACATGCCAAAAGCCGTTCATCATGGAGCAATCTCTTTACACCTCCAGAAGGTAGAGGTGACATCAATTTCTGGTTTTCAATTGCAATTTATTTATTTTCAACACTTGCTTATGTCGGCATGTGCTTGTTTCTTGTTCCTAATTTTCCGTGGATATTTTTCTTGCTGTACGGGTTCATTTATACACCGATAATTTCGTATATTTCAGCTAGAATGGAAGGTATAGCAGGACAGTTTGTCAGTCTGCCGCTGGTTCGAGAGGCAAGCTTCATTGCCGGTGCAAAGTTTTTCGGATATCAAGGAATTGAAATATGGTATGCTCCTATACCTATCCATAACTATGGAGAGGCAACTGTTCATTTCCGCGAAATTGAACTGACAGGAACATCAATCCGCGGAATCATTAAAGCAGAGCTTGTTGTATTCCCTGTGGTTATGATTGCCAGCCTATTGTTTTCACAATTTATATGGCAGTTAGCTCCTATTCCTTCATCCAACTATCCTTACGCCCAGGAATTATGGCATCTGCAAGCTTTAAACACTCTGCTGATGCAAACGTCAACACTTGACGGAAACTCGCTATTCTTCCAAGCTTTAAGCGGAACAGTTATCTTCTCCGGGATTGGACTTGGTTTAGTTCTTTACGGTATTTTAAATATTCTAGGACTTCCGATCATGCTTATTTACGGAGTTGTTCGAGGACTTGGACAAAGCACTCCGCACGCATTCATTCTGGAAGTAATCGGTGCTCTTATCGGGCGGTACTTCTTTCAAAAGAAGTATGGAACCATGTGGAGACAATATGCGCCGGTGTTGCTGGCAGGTTTTTCATGCGGCATGGGATTAACAGGTATGTTTGCAATGGGATGTACCTTAATTCTAAAATCACTGGGTAAAATGGCCTATTGA
- a CDS encoding DUF6785 family protein produces the protein MHGNIRKRAIALGIIFGLLICAFTPFNNAYLNATPLAGGHFPLAPFFILAWLTAISALHHKIFRSAPLLTGLDLMTMWILTVIVSGIAFTGLARTFFINLTAPIHFATIGNRWKELLQPVLPPSLHPTDPKVVESLYNGIKGGSFMDTTDLIRAIPWSAWITPLLWWAAFILLCYFMMLCLTNIFSRQWVENERINFPLLQLPKFMEEALDQGLYGSFLTNKFFLIGLFFCIALHTMNGLHFYIPSVPEMPTLILAGKYFAKTGLFSGFTKMKIYFYPAFVGFAFLASRQISFSFWFFFLIGGLFYGILNIAGLNIPASSLGVTFGPTLTRPEETQMIGAYLIFFLFIVWLARQHLRQVLREAFGGKQTKGDSEWMSLRFSFWGLMISGSLLVAWCVNFGVPMLMALLVLTAFFVFTVVASKAICQGGIAYFTLTAAPIDGVTAIFGTKFFGAVGIAVTAMCQKILFVDLRESLMPSLVHGSKINEWIKNKRLFLSGIIIILLAGVAVSFAAMLFICYKYGIRELQLDWATSTSMTVYDNVVRVIQEPAAASEWVTTFATIGAIVMLILVLAYNRLPWWPLHPIGYLTAYSSAMKILWFSFFLGWMFNQLTLRYGGVGLFKKVRYLFFGLIMGDFLMGGAWALYGLWAGQSYQVLPG, from the coding sequence TTCCGTTCAGCTCCGCTTTTGACTGGACTGGATCTGATGACCATGTGGATACTGACAGTTATTGTTTCCGGCATAGCGTTTACAGGTCTGGCAAGAACTTTTTTCATCAACCTTACCGCACCTATCCATTTTGCAACCATCGGCAACAGGTGGAAAGAGCTGCTTCAGCCTGTACTCCCGCCATCATTGCACCCGACAGACCCAAAAGTTGTCGAGAGCCTCTACAACGGAATTAAAGGCGGCTCATTCATGGATACAACAGACCTCATCAGGGCCATCCCCTGGTCTGCATGGATTACTCCGCTTTTATGGTGGGCTGCTTTTATACTGCTCTGCTATTTCATGATGCTCTGCCTGACAAATATTTTCAGCAGGCAATGGGTGGAAAACGAGCGCATTAACTTTCCACTTCTTCAACTACCTAAATTTATGGAAGAAGCTCTTGATCAAGGATTATACGGTTCATTTTTAACCAATAAATTTTTCCTAATCGGGTTATTTTTCTGCATTGCGTTGCACACAATGAACGGACTTCATTTTTATATTCCGTCAGTTCCTGAAATGCCTACATTAATACTTGCAGGTAAATATTTCGCCAAAACTGGCTTGTTTTCAGGCTTTACCAAAATGAAAATTTATTTCTATCCGGCGTTTGTAGGGTTTGCGTTCCTTGCGTCACGCCAGATTTCCTTCAGCTTCTGGTTCTTCTTTCTGATTGGAGGTCTTTTTTACGGAATCCTGAATATCGCGGGATTAAATATTCCTGCCTCATCACTTGGCGTAACTTTCGGACCTACTTTGACCCGTCCGGAAGAAACTCAAATGATCGGCGCATATCTGATTTTCTTTTTGTTTATCGTATGGCTCGCCAGACAGCATCTCAGGCAAGTTCTGCGTGAAGCCTTCGGAGGCAAGCAAACTAAAGGAGATTCCGAATGGATGTCCCTGCGGTTTTCATTCTGGGGACTGATGATTTCAGGCTCGCTGCTGGTAGCATGGTGCGTTAATTTCGGTGTACCGATGCTTATGGCTCTGCTGGTCCTTACGGCCTTCTTTGTCTTCACCGTAGTCGCTTCAAAAGCCATCTGTCAGGGTGGTATTGCGTATTTCACATTGACTGCCGCCCCTATTGACGGCGTTACCGCAATATTTGGAACCAAGTTTTTCGGAGCTGTAGGAATTGCAGTTACGGCCATGTGCCAAAAGATTCTTTTTGTCGACCTTAGAGAATCTTTAATGCCGTCCCTTGTTCATGGATCAAAAATTAATGAATGGATTAAAAATAAACGACTTTTTCTTTCAGGAATAATAATAATCCTGCTAGCCGGGGTTGCTGTGTCTTTCGCAGCTATGCTCTTTATCTGCTATAAATACGGCATTCGTGAACTTCAGCTTGATTGGGCAACAAGTACATCGATGACAGTTTACGATAACGTAGTACGGGTCATTCAAGAACCTGCTGCTGCTTCCGAGTGGGTAACAACTTTCGCGACAATCGGGGCAATTGTCATGCTGATACTGGTTCTTGCCTACAACAGGCTCCCATGGTGGCCTCTCCATCCAATCGGATATCTTACAGCATACAGTTCGGCTATGAAAATTCTCTGGTTCAGCTTTTTTCTGGGGTGGATGTTTAATCAGCTCACCTTACGCTACGGCGGAGTCGGATTATTTAAAAAAGTCCGGTACTTATTTTTCGGTTTGATAATGGGCGATTTTTTAATGGGCGGAGCATGGGCATTATATGGACTATGGGCGGGACAAAGCTATCAGGTACTTCCGGGTTAA